A DNA window from Nitrospira sp. contains the following coding sequences:
- a CDS encoding hypothetical protein (Evidence 4 : Unknown function but conserved in other organisms; MaGe:77309346): protein MKSMMLRQVMGVSLVGVMAVMAGCVGKGETRHLEVRTPTIAAPSSEQEPVKIVIEPLEDRRDDKTRVGQRTHLWGGETVFNVVGDRPGEVIAQALADRLKSRGWRGRPWKVQVGPRAEVPDADIIISGQIAEFSVTAKSRVFSTVLSASNKLSLQARNVGDNSATIRSVEGAQRTTVFWFSEDDARELLAATLQDGIDRFVADTMIVDRALRPAH, encoded by the coding sequence GTGAAATCAATGATGCTAAGACAGGTGATGGGAGTGAGTCTGGTCGGAGTCATGGCCGTGATGGCCGGATGTGTGGGGAAGGGAGAGACGCGTCATCTCGAAGTTCGGACGCCAACGATCGCGGCTCCGTCTTCTGAGCAGGAGCCAGTCAAGATTGTCATTGAACCGCTGGAAGATCGCCGCGACGACAAGACGCGGGTGGGGCAGCGGACGCATCTCTGGGGCGGCGAGACGGTGTTCAATGTGGTCGGGGATCGTCCGGGAGAAGTGATCGCGCAGGCGCTGGCGGATCGTCTGAAGAGCCGCGGCTGGCGGGGACGCCCCTGGAAGGTGCAAGTCGGCCCCCGCGCGGAGGTGCCGGATGCCGACATCATTATCAGTGGCCAGATCGCGGAGTTTTCGGTGACGGCCAAGAGCCGGGTGTTTTCGACGGTCCTCAGCGCCAGCAACAAGCTCAGTCTTCAGGCGCGCAATGTCGGGGATAACAGCGCGACGATTCGGAGTGTCGAGGGCGCGCAACGGACCACGGTCTTCTGGTTTTCCGAGGACGATGCACGAGAGTTGTTGGCGGCGACATTGCAAGACGGCATTGACCGATTTGTCGCGGATACGATGATCGTGGACCGGGCATTGCGGCCAGCCCATTAA